In the Hordeum vulgare subsp. vulgare chromosome 7H, MorexV3_pseudomolecules_assembly, whole genome shotgun sequence genome, one interval contains:
- the LOC123410479 gene encoding tricin synthase 1-like: MAPSGDNTVANVHSGIDSTNKTLLKSDALYTYILDTTVFPREHECMRDLRLITDKHPWGYMQSSSDEAQLLGMLIKMAGAKKTIEVGVFTGYSLLATALALPEDGKIVAIDTDRECYEVGRPFIEKAGMAHKVDFREGTGLERLEELLAEDDGAASYDFAFVDADKPNYVRYHEQLLRLVRVGGTIIYDNTLWGGTVALPAGTPLSDLDTRFSAALRDLNAKLAADPRIEVCQLAIADGVTICRRVV, from the exons ATGGCGCCCAGCGGAGACAACACCGTGGCCAACGTCCACAGCGGCATCGACAGCACCAACAAGACGCTGCTCAAGAGCGACGCCCTCTACACCTACATCCTCGACACCACCGTGTTCCCCCGCGAGCACGAGTGCATGCGCGACCTGCGCCTCATCACCGACAAGCACCCCTG GGGTTACATGCAGTCGTCCTCGGACGAGGCGCAGCTGCTGGGGATGCTGATCAAGATGGCAGGGGCCAAGAAGACGATCGAGGTGGGCGTGTTCACGGGCTACTCGCTGCTGGCCACCGCGCTGGCGCTCCCCGAGGACGGCAAGATCGTGGCCATCGACACCGACCGTGAGTGCTACGAGGTGGGCCGCCCCTTCATCGAGAAGGCCGGCATGGCGCACAAGGTGGACTTCCGCGAGGGCACCGGCCTGGAGCGCCTGGAGGAGCTCCTCGCCGAGGACGATGGCGCGGCCAGCTACGACTTCGCGTTCGTGGACGCCGACAAGCCCAACTACGTGCGCTACCACGAGCAGCTGCTGCGGCTGGTGCGCGTCGGCGGCACCATCATCTACGACAACACGCTCTGGGGCGGCACGGTGGCGCTGCCGGCGGGCACGCCCTTGTCCGACCTCGACACCCGCTTCTCCGCCGCCCTCAGGGACCTCAACGCCAAGCTCGCCGCCGACCCGCGCATCGAGGTCTGCCAGCTCGCCATCGCCGACGGCGTCACCATCTGCCGCCGCGTCGTCTAG